From Pseudodesulfovibrio nedwellii:
GGATCGGATGAGTTTACGGCGCCGGTTAGTTTGAGCCACATAATCCCGTCAGCCGGGGTGTGCACTCGAAAGACTGTCGCCATAGTTCGGCCTTCTCGCACGGCTTCAAAGAAAGCATCAAGGAGATGGACGTCTTCAGGTAGAAGCATTTGTTTTCGGAACGAGATGTTTTTTAGAAATAGACGGGCACTGTCTCCAAGTGGGTGCAGGGAGTAGTCGTTGAGGAATTCGATACGCGATCTGGCTATTTCTATTCGCCAGAGGAGAGCAGGGAAATCATCCACAAAACTTCGGAGGTCCTGCATGGGGATTGCGTGGTTGCTGGGGGCGGTTCCTGTGTTTGTATCGCGTGTCATAGTGCCTCCTGTTGACCTAGTAGCAATTACTGTATTTCATGTGCTTGGTCAACGGGGGGAGGTGGTGATTAACAATTGATGTATGCCTTTCAAAATGAATTTCAGCTGTTTGCATTGAGCAATATGCATTGTTTATTCTGTACTCAAGGCCTTAATTCTTTATAGAAAGAGGGTTGTTTGTAGGCTTTTGACAGTCAATCCTTTCAAGCTGCAGAGGCAAATATCGGCTTTAGTAAGTACCTGTCCCGGCGAGTTCGGATTATCGAAACCAACACAGCGCATACCTGCATTTTTAGCGGCCAATACGCCATGGGTTGAGTCTTCGATGACAATGCAGTCCGCAGGAGAAGCTCCGATTTTTTTAGCCGCCAACAGGAATATGTCCGGGGCGGGTTTGGCCTCCTTGACATCGTTGCCGCCCACGATCGTTGTGATGGTTGTGTTCAGACCTATGGCCGTCAATGTGGCTTCGATAACATCCGTTGTATTGGAAGAGGCCAAGGCAAAGGGGATGCTCTGTGCTTTTAGATCAT
This genomic window contains:
- a CDS encoding HAD family hydrolase — its product is MKQPGAVLFDMDGVLFDSEPIHEKIFIEYAAELGVVCPPEEYRHLIGTSSVSQWQFMKEKYQLKATPQEMSDAKMEHYKTFLGATKGLLPIPGIVSLLNDLKAQSIPFALASSNTTDVIEATLTAIGLNTTITTIVGGNDVKEAKPAPDIFLLAAKKIGASPADCIVIEDSTHGVLAAKNAGMRCVGFDNPNSPGQVLTKADICLCSLKGLTVKSLQTTLFL